A genomic region of Mus musculus strain C57BL/6J chromosome 7, GRCm38.p6 C57BL/6J contains the following coding sequences:
- the Mill1 gene encoding MHC I like leukocyte 1 isoform X1 translates to MALSLEVPGLPQFLTLRYFDDEPFLPYKKNSSITDSQEPRIKDHLRAETWGRETDDLQEEEEQLKGMLAEITAQNGQNTDLHILQATFGCELQRNGSTRGFWKLGYDGQNFLTFDQKTLTWTVDGPSTQKNKTFWKTRAPRADLVKTFLDDICPAQLQRYLASLRNGLLNTGFPKVIVTFRNYPVGRITLTCRAFRLYTRVATLTWLQYRKPVQQKTFGSETILPSGDGTYQAWVSIRVLPGQESQFSCNLKHGNHNINEPAATEAPVYGARREQPPTSGVGSRVGKSLWSAMTTALVVISWTLSQKLMGPLLWFCSGGFCSFLQCW, encoded by the exons ATGGCCTTGTCTCTGGAGGTGCCTGGGTTGCCCCAGTTCCTGACCCTGAGATACTTCGATGATGAGCCCTTCCTGCCCTATAAGAAAAACAGCAGCATAACAGACTCCCAGGAACCCAGGATCAAAGACCATCTGAGAGCTGAGACCTGGGGAAGAGAGACTGACGATCttcaggaagaagaggagcaaCTCAAAGGGATGCTAGCTGAGATCACAGCCCAGAACGGCCAGAATACGG ATCTTCACATCCTCCAGGCAACCTTCGGCTGTGAGCTTCAAAGAAATGGAAGCACTAGAGGCTTCTGGAAACTGGGCTATGATGGGCAGAACTTCCTCACCTTTGACCAGAAGACTCTCACATGGACAGTGGATGGACCTTCCACCCAGAAGAACAAGACATTCTGGAAGACACGTGCACCCAGAGCTGATCTAGTTAAGACATTCTTGGATGACATATGTCCTGCTCAGCTCCAGAGATACCTTGCTTCCTTGAGAAATGGTCTGCTGAATACAG GTTTCCCAAAGGTGATTGTGACCTTCAGGAACTATCCAGTGGGCAGGATCACACTGACATGCCGGGCTTTTCGTCTGTATACCCGTGTGGCCACCCTGACCTGGCTTCAGTATAGAAAGCCAGTACAGCAGAAAACCTTTGGATCTGAAACTATCCTGCCCAGTGGGGATGGCACCTACCAGGCCTGGGTGTCCATTCGGGTTCTTCCTGGACAGGAATCACAGTTCAGCTGCAACTTGAAGCACGGCAACCACAATATCAATGAACCTGCTGCCACTGAGGCCCCTGTCTATGGTGCGAGAAGAGAACAACCTCCCACCTCAGGTGTGGGAAGCAGGGTCGGGAAAAGCCTGTGGAGTGCAATGACTACAGCTCTCGTGGTGATCTCCTGGACATTAAGCCAGAAACTGATGGGGCCTCTACTCTGGTTCTGCTCTGGTGGCTTCTGCTCTTTTCTACAGTGTTGGTAG